A window of Poseidonibacter antarcticus contains these coding sequences:
- a CDS encoding trimeric intracellular cation channel family protein: MTALEIADFIGIISFALSGFLIAVHCKLDILGVFISSFLTALGGGMIRDVLADRTPYVFTDTLPVILVIATVLIALLFKLHKSDDIESKTAFIVSDAVGLVSFSITGSIIAIQNEYNFLGVLILAFLTAVGGGTIRDILINRVPSILISEFYATVALIVGFIVYTLDIFEMRTLFTVLIVFVFGVALRLLAYYRKWHLPTLSK, translated from the coding sequence ATGACTGCATTGGAAATAGCTGATTTTATAGGAATAATATCTTTTGCTTTAAGTGGATTTTTAATTGCAGTACATTGTAAACTTGATATTTTAGGAGTATTTATCTCTTCATTTTTAACAGCTCTTGGTGGTGGAATGATTAGAGATGTCCTTGCAGATAGGACTCCTTACGTTTTTACAGATACCCTTCCTGTTATTTTAGTAATAGCAACGGTATTAATAGCTTTGTTATTTAAACTTCATAAAAGTGATGATATAGAAAGTAAAACTGCTTTTATAGTCTCTGATGCAGTAGGATTAGTTTCATTTTCAATAACAGGTTCAATTATTGCAATTCAAAATGAATATAACTTTTTAGGTGTATTGATTTTAGCCTTTTTAACAGCAGTTGGAGGTGGGACAATTAGAGATATTTTAATAAATAGAGTTCCATCAATTCTAATATCAGAATTTTATGCAACGGTTGCGCTAATTGTAGGATTTATAGTTTATACCTTAGATATATTTGAAATGAGAACATTATTTACAGTATTAATTGTTTTTGTATTTGGCGTAGCCTTACGATTATTAGCATATTATAGAAAGTGGCATCTACCAACTTTATCTAAATGA
- a CDS encoding glutaminase: protein MNYQTILEEIQKEIQPYFKNGKVADYIPALAKVDPNQFAMSIQLFDGSQYNIGTVDNKFSIQSISKVFAFTLALNHYGKGLYKRVGHEPSGDPFNSLVQLEYENGIPRNPFINAGAIVTIDSLVSLHRKNSFEYILNFIKKVSNDDSITYDEEIFKSELNHGFRNFALINMIKSYNNIYNPIDDVIDAYFKQCSIMMTPCQLAKAMLFLANHGVNPLNNERIITNEKAKRINSVMLTCGHYDASGDFAYKVGLPGKSGVGGGIVAIVPQKMAICVYSPKLNAQSNSYIGTKALELFTTKTGLSIF from the coding sequence ATGAATTATCAAACAATCTTAGAAGAAATACAAAAAGAAATTCAACCTTATTTCAAAAATGGTAAAGTAGCTGATTATATTCCAGCACTAGCAAAAGTAGATCCAAATCAGTTTGCAATGTCAATTCAATTATTTGATGGAAGTCAATATAATATTGGAACTGTTGATAATAAATTTTCAATTCAAAGTATTTCAAAAGTTTTTGCTTTTACTTTAGCTTTAAACCATTATGGGAAAGGCTTATATAAAAGAGTTGGTCATGAACCATCAGGCGATCCTTTTAACTCACTAGTACAACTGGAATATGAAAATGGTATTCCTAGAAATCCTTTTATAAATGCAGGTGCAATTGTAACTATTGATAGCCTTGTTTCACTTCATAGAAAAAATAGTTTTGAATATATTTTAAATTTTATAAAAAAAGTTTCAAATGATGATTCAATCACTTACGATGAAGAGATTTTTAAATCAGAATTAAATCATGGATTTAGAAACTTTGCATTAATAAATATGATTAAAAGTTATAATAATATTTATAATCCAATAGATGATGTAATAGATGCATATTTTAAACAATGTTCAATTATGATGACTCCTTGTCAACTTGCAAAAGCAATGTTATTTTTAGCAAATCATGGAGTAAACCCCTTAAATAATGAAAGAATTATCACAAATGAAAAAGCAAAGAGAATAAATTCTGTTATGCTTACATGTGGTCACTACGATGCATCAGGTGATTTTGCATACAAAGTTGGACTTCCAGGGAAAAGTGGCGTTGGTGGAGGAATTGTTGCGATTGTTCCTCAAAAAATGGCTATTTGTGTCTACTCTCCAAAATTAAATGCTCAAAGTAATTCATATATTGGAACAAAAGCATTAGAATTATTTACAACAAAGACTGGCTTATCAATTTTTTAA
- the purN gene encoding phosphoribosylglycinamide formyltransferase has translation MKRIGILASYNGSGFQKIQKAIEEKILDAQVVVVISNNSNANVLNIANDMQIPNFVINEKKYPNENIDEKISNLLKEFNCDYIFCSGYMKMIGTILISQFPERIVNTHPALLPSIYGGKGMYGRFVHEAIIKNNEPKSGVTIHFVNEKYDDGRIILKKELKINNGESVDSLENRIKELESIAIIEAFVKLLA, from the coding sequence ATGAAAAGAATAGGTATTTTAGCTTCATATAATGGAAGTGGTTTTCAAAAAATACAAAAAGCCATAGAAGAGAAGATTTTAGATGCACAAGTTGTTGTAGTAATTTCCAATAATAGTAATGCGAATGTTTTAAATATAGCAAATGATATGCAAATACCTAATTTTGTAATAAATGAAAAAAAATACCCTAATGAAAATATTGATGAAAAAATATCAAATTTATTAAAAGAGTTTAACTGTGATTATATATTCTGTTCTGGTTATATGAAAATGATTGGAACTATTTTAATATCACAGTTTCCTGAAAGAATAGTAAATACACATCCTGCACTTTTACCTTCAATTTATGGAGGCAAAGGAATGTATGGAAGATTTGTACATGAAGCAATTATTAAAAATAACGAGCCTAAATCAGGTGTTACGATTCATTTTGTAAATGAGAAATATGATGATGGTAGAATCATTTTAAAAAAAGAGCTTAAAATAAATAATGGTGAAAGTGTTGATTCTTTAGAAAACAGAATCAAAGAGCTTGAAAGTATAGCTATTATTGAGGCATTTGTTAAGCTTTTAGCTTAA
- the yedE gene encoding selenium metabolism membrane protein YedE/FdhT: MEYFKQFKEKYLVAFWHPTPAVIALGVLAAYYFGITGTYWAVTGEFTRWGGHILQLAGVDISDWGYYKIMNMNGNSLTRVDGVMIIGMFAGCIAAAFWGNNVKLRMPASKIRIAQALIGGIIAGFGARLGMGCNLASLFTGIPQFSAHAWFFTLAMIIGIYLGVKVTALSFFKSKIKLEKVSCSKDLNKDSDENKQKVKSLFTIGSFVFVAMIIWALYLIFIDNSQKLGIAMLFGAAFGLLIAKAQICFTSAFRDIFTTGRSELAVAIVIGMAVSTIGVFSYIMIGTPAKIMWLGPNAIIGGLLFGFGIVLAGGCECGWMYRAVEGQVHFWIVGIGNVIGATLLAFMWDSFSLSLATSWPKINLLETFGQYGGLFMNYIFLFLLFLLILKLEKNYRTKLQQKGK; this comes from the coding sequence ATGGAATATTTCAAGCAATTTAAGGAAAAATATCTGGTTGCATTCTGGCATCCTACGCCTGCTGTTATAGCATTGGGTGTACTTGCAGCTTATTATTTTGGTATTACAGGAACGTATTGGGCAGTTACAGGAGAATTTACACGTTGGGGTGGACATATTTTACAATTAGCTGGTGTTGATATTAGCGATTGGGGCTATTATAAAATTATGAATATGAATGGAAATAGTCTAACAAGAGTTGATGGTGTTATGATTATTGGTATGTTTGCTGGATGTATAGCTGCTGCTTTTTGGGGAAATAATGTAAAACTTAGAATGCCTGCTAGTAAAATACGTATTGCACAAGCACTTATTGGTGGTATAATTGCAGGATTTGGTGCAAGACTTGGTATGGGTTGTAACCTTGCTAGTTTATTTACAGGAATTCCTCAGTTTTCAGCACATGCATGGTTTTTTACACTTGCAATGATTATTGGTATTTATTTAGGTGTAAAAGTAACTGCCCTATCTTTTTTTAAATCTAAAATTAAATTAGAAAAAGTTTCTTGTAGTAAAGATTTAAATAAAGACTCAGATGAAAATAAACAAAAAGTTAAATCGTTATTTACAATAGGTTCTTTTGTATTTGTAGCTATGATTATTTGGGCTTTATATTTAATTTTTATTGATAATAGTCAAAAACTTGGAATTGCAATGCTTTTTGGAGCTGCTTTTGGTTTATTAATCGCAAAAGCTCAGATTTGTTTTACATCTGCTTTTAGAGATATTTTTACAACAGGAAGAAGTGAATTAGCAGTTGCTATTGTAATTGGTATGGCTGTTTCAACTATTGGTGTTTTCTCTTATATTATGATTGGAACTCCTGCTAAAATTATGTGGCTTGGTCCTAATGCTATTATAGGTGGTTTACTATTTGGTTTTGGTATTGTATTAGCTGGTGGTTGTGAATGTGGATGGATGTATAGAGCTGTTGAAGGTCAAGTTCATTTCTGGATTGTTGGTATTGGAAATGTAATTGGTGCTACTTTACTTGCATTTATGTGGGATAGTTTTTCTTTATCTTTAGCTACATCGTGGCCAAAAATAAATCTTCTTGAAACATTTGGTCAATATGGTGGTTTATTTATGAACTATATTTTCTTATTCTTATTATTTTTATTAATTCTAAAATTAGAAAAAAACTATAGAACAAAATTACAACAAAAAGGAAAATAA
- a CDS encoding DMT family transporter — protein MMKYIPILAFWSLGIIWGSNFIYMKMAAEFIEPMQVVFYRVLFGFIPVFFYALYIKALKFEDLKYIIHFVVMSLLAAVIYFFGYVKGSSLLLSGIAGALSGAIPLFSFLMASIFLKEEKVTKLALLGVLLGFLGVLIISGVFSSNLENTNIEGVLYLLIASLSVGSSFVYAKKFIMPLKINVVALTTYQLGSALIILFLIVDFKGINNIWQDTHSFIGLVVGLGILGTGLAYILYYYMIEKLGVLKASSITYIPPVVALIIGFFIVGEDIKMIDFIATIFIFFGVFLINKKDK, from the coding sequence ATGATGAAATATATTCCTATATTAGCTTTTTGGTCTTTAGGTATTATTTGGGGAAGTAATTTTATTTATATGAAGATGGCAGCAGAGTTTATTGAACCTATGCAAGTTGTTTTTTATAGAGTTTTATTTGGTTTTATTCCAGTATTTTTTTATGCTTTATATATAAAAGCTTTAAAATTTGAAGATTTAAAATATATAATACATTTTGTTGTTATGTCCTTATTAGCAGCTGTTATTTACTTTTTTGGTTATGTAAAAGGTTCTTCATTATTATTATCTGGAATTGCAGGTGCTTTAAGTGGGGCGATACCACTTTTTTCTTTTTTAATGGCTAGCATATTTTTAAAAGAAGAAAAAGTTACAAAGCTCGCTTTATTGGGTGTATTATTAGGATTTCTAGGTGTTTTAATAATAAGTGGAGTATTTTCAAGTAACTTAGAAAATACAAATATAGAAGGTGTTTTATACTTACTTATTGCATCATTAAGTGTTGGTTCTTCTTTTGTTTATGCTAAAAAATTTATTATGCCATTAAAAATTAATGTAGTAGCTTTAACAACTTATCAATTAGGAAGTGCTTTAATTATTCTATTTTTAATAGTAGATTTTAAAGGTATAAATAACATTTGGCAAGATACTCATAGTTTTATAGGATTGGTTGTAGGATTAGGTATTTTAGGTACTGGACTAGCTTATATCTTATACTATTATATGATTGAAAAGCTAGGTGTATTAAAAGCCTCTTCTATTACATATATTCCTCCTGTTGTTGCTCTAATTATTGGGTTTTTTATTGTTGGTGAAGATATTAAGATGATAGATTTTATAGCTACTATTTTTATATTTTTTGGTGTATTTTTAATTAATAAGAAAGATAAATAA
- the yedF gene encoding sulfurtransferase-like selenium metabolism protein YedF, with protein MDKKNIVPNYRLDMQGEPCPYPAVKTLEAMQSLEEGEILEIISDCPQSINNIPIDMKNHGYKVLSIDSSGPTIQYIIQK; from the coding sequence ATGGATAAAAAAAATATAGTTCCAAATTATAGACTAGATATGCAAGGTGAACCTTGTCCATATCCTGCTGTTAAGACACTTGAAGCAATGCAAAGTTTAGAAGAAGGTGAAATCTTAGAAATTATTAGTGATTGTCCTCAAAGTATTAATAATATTCCAATTGATATGAAAAATCATGGATATAAAGTATTAAGTATTGATAGTAGTGGTCCTACTATTCAATATATAATACAAAAATAA
- a CDS encoding ArsS family sensor histidine kinase produces the protein MSIFKKMSILFITSLILMIVIGSWIDTINSKRIDNLIKEKYIKITDEILKNFDNKNYLDQLFTKQKFKVLNKNFTINAEILHHQKNTFSEITILKESFSDELIIKIKYLDEEYILKTKDEKNLTDKMILNILIFLDIFVLILIFLYILKLLSPLKIISKQITNFSNGDLASRINIKSNDEIGILSNSFNKMAENLENLIKTREELLRDIGHELRSPIAKGKFAIEKIDDFSQKKLLKKIFNDLETLTNELIELERLNSTKLNITDFDCETLIIESLGKLYLDDESKINVKIEDNFKINADLYYLTKVLKNLIDNAIKYTSTYPINIISKTNTIEVSNKGKKLSKELEYYLKPFTQELSQRDGFGLGLSIVKKILDKHNFKLEYEFKNQTNIFRIVFIKTDNSK, from the coding sequence ATGTCAATCTTTAAAAAAATGTCAATCTTATTTATCACAAGTTTAATATTAATGATTGTCATAGGCTCATGGATTGACACTATTAATTCAAAAAGAATTGATAATTTAATTAAAGAAAAATATATTAAAATTACAGATGAAATATTAAAGAATTTTGATAATAAAAACTATTTAGATCAACTATTCACAAAGCAAAAATTTAAGGTTTTAAATAAAAACTTTACAATAAATGCCGAAATATTACATCATCAAAAAAATACTTTTAGTGAAATAACTATTTTAAAAGAATCTTTTAGTGATGAACTTATAATCAAAATTAAATATCTAGATGAAGAGTATATTTTAAAAACAAAAGATGAAAAGAATTTAACTGATAAAATGATTTTAAATATTTTAATTTTCTTAGATATCTTTGTTTTAATACTTATATTTTTATATATTTTAAAACTCTTATCTCCTCTAAAAATAATAAGTAAACAAATAACAAACTTCTCAAATGGTGATTTAGCTAGTAGAATTAATATTAAATCAAATGATGAGATAGGAATACTATCAAACTCTTTTAATAAAATGGCAGAAAACTTAGAAAACCTGATAAAAACTAGAGAAGAATTACTAAGAGATATTGGTCATGAACTAAGAAGTCCTATTGCAAAAGGTAAATTTGCTATTGAAAAAATAGATGATTTCTCACAAAAAAAATTACTAAAAAAAATATTTAACGATTTAGAAACCCTAACAAATGAATTAATAGAATTAGAAAGACTAAACTCTACAAAATTAAATATCACAGATTTTGATTGTGAAACTTTGATTATTGAATCTTTGGGAAAATTATACTTAGATGATGAATCAAAAATTAATGTAAAAATAGAAGACAATTTTAAAATAAATGCAGATTTATATTATCTTACAAAAGTTTTAAAAAATCTAATTGATAATGCAATAAAATATACAAGCACTTACCCCATAAATATAATCTCCAAAACAAATACCATTGAAGTTTCAAATAAAGGTAAAAAACTATCAAAAGAATTAGAGTATTATCTAAAACCATTTACACAAGAATTATCTCAAAGAGACGGATTTGGTTTAGGTTTAAGTATTGTAAAAAAAATTTTAGATAAACATAACTTTAAATTGGAATATGAATTTAAAAACCAAACAAATATATTTAGAATTGTATTTATTAAGACTGATAATAGTAAATAA
- the ruvC gene encoding crossover junction endodeoxyribonuclease RuvC, translating into MKILGIDPGTRNCGYAIIEKNGSQTRLIEAGLIKIKTKILQEQIVEMTEGFDLIFDKHVINEVSIEDMFYAFNPKTVIKLAQFRGAISLKILQKFGNFAEYTPLQVKKAVTGNGKADKTQVAFMVKKLLGIKKEIKPLDITDAIAIALTHSQRIR; encoded by the coding sequence GTGAAAATATTAGGAATTGACCCTGGAACAAGAAATTGTGGCTATGCAATAATTGAAAAAAATGGTTCTCAAACTAGACTTATTGAAGCTGGTTTAATTAAAATAAAAACAAAAATTTTACAAGAACAAATTGTGGAAATGACAGAAGGTTTTGATCTTATTTTTGACAAACATGTTATTAATGAAGTTTCAATTGAAGATATGTTTTATGCCTTTAATCCAAAGACAGTAATTAAGTTAGCTCAATTTAGAGGAGCTATATCATTAAAAATTTTACAAAAATTTGGAAATTTTGCTGAATATACTCCTTTACAAGTTAAAAAAGCAGTTACGGGCAATGGAAAAGCGGATAAAACTCAAGTTGCTTTTATGGTAAAAAAATTACTTGGAATTAAAAAAGAGATAAAACCCTTAGATATTACAGATGCAATTGCAATTGCACTTACACACTCTCAAAGGATTAGATAA